From the Drosophila willistoni isolate 14030-0811.24 chromosome 2L unlocalized genomic scaffold, UCI_dwil_1.1 Seg168, whole genome shotgun sequence genome, the window CCATTTCGGGTCCCATGTGTCGCACCATTGTGTCCAACATCGTGCCGCCCTCCGATTTGGGTAAGTAATTCCATACAAAAAGGCTTCAACAATTTTCCATTCATTACTTTTCTAGGTAAAATCTTCtccataaaaaatgttttgcaaTCGTTTGCACCTTTCGGTAAGcaataaaatttgtaaatttttaaatatttttttgcattattaATTAgcgaatttttgttttcgaacTATAGTGGCCGCCCCCCTCTACACGTTGATCTACAAACGTTCCCTAACCACATATCCGGGGCTATTCAATTTTGTTAGCTCCTCGTTATATTTGCTCTCGTTTGTGTTTATGGGGTAAACTATTAAACTCAATGTTAGTAATTAGAGCAATATTAGTACTAACTATTTGCCCCATTTGTGCCTTTTCAGATGTGTCTTGCGCATTAAGTTCATGCATAAGGATCATTATGCCAAAGTCCTGAAGTGATTCCAAAGGAATTCGAGCAGCCTGTAAGCGTAGTAACTATTTATTTTGTGATGCATCCAGCCCTTAATTAATAAATGTTAACTTGTAGTAGctaatataaatatgtacatataattcATTCCACTCTTGCGATAAAGATCATAATAATACTTGAACATGGCGGCAATTTGCCttgttttgtgttgtgtttcATTCCGTTGATTTTTGAATGCAATAGACAACGCTGTAATTGAATAATTGTCGATTAGTGTTATATAAAACTGAAATTGAATGATGGGGAATATTAGATAATGAAATGGCAAACTGTTTTAATGTAAACCTAGGGAATATTGTAAACTTGGGATAATTTCTATGTATCTTGATCTAAAACGATTCTAAAATGAAATGGATAATTTTGACTTTCGTAATGGAATGTGTAAAGTGAATGTGAACGGAATCAGTTAATAATAGAACATTCGTTTTCGGACTTGgggaaaaatttaaaaaattttacatGCCTCTATGAGGGTTGAAGGCCCGGAATAGAAAGTTTTTGATGAATGCACGAGAGAAGACATTTAAGTGAAGAGTTACAGTTTTTAATTCTCGATAGTCTGCTCTTATGAGAGCTACATATGTAATAATGCCAACTGATACAATTTAACATATGTCATTCAACcagaaaaatatttgagaacaTTTTCTAAGAATCTGAGAGATCGCATTATAATGCTAAACAGGAATAGGTGTCACGTTGAAATTGAATTATACTGGCTATATTTATAAACAGATAAACAAATTTGACTAGAGTACctctattaaaaatttgatttctCATATTGATTGAGAAAAGTATAAAAGTaagaagcacaaaaaaaatcatttactGCATAGGGGAGAGTGGGGCTAATCGGCGTATTTCCTTTTTAATCGTTCATATTTCCTGGGGAGCTCGTATCCTCGCTTAGACTTTCATTGATGACTGTTAATTTCCTTGTTCGAGTggcagctatatgatatagtattcTGATCTGTCTGATTCTGGCACATGTACTGTTTTTACTAGTTTATATATCTGacttttattcaaatatagttatgattttaaaacgccatatttaaatttctactAGTGTGCTATTTTGCCCCACCATTAGTTTTAGAATTTTAGactaaaaatttgaaaactgtgaatttttttaaataaaagaattaCACATCATTAGTTAATACATGTCGGAACCTGTTTTAGTTATCATcgataaaaattaaaaatttaaccaatgtttttaaaactattcaaaatcattaaaaattacataatcCCAGATATTTCGGATACTACGAATTGGATACGTCTAAGTTTATCATCCAAATGCGATCTAAGGACACTTATCACTATCACACAAGATAACTCGACTGCGCCGGGTTGCCCCACTCTCccctatacatatatgcctttATAAACAGGTATTCATCAAAATATTCAGTATTTGCGTCAATTTTAGTTTTCCTTAATGTTGTACTTAGAAAACAATGACAATATAATATGTAATATAGTTACAattctaaaatattaaatgaaagGAAGATTTCTTCAATTACacaatgaaaaaaattaaattttttagaaaatttcaatttgaaaatgaaaacagaaaaatcaaaaattaaaacagaaCATGTGTAAAAAATTTGTAACTACAAGGTATATATAACATATCCTATTAGATATTTCGAACACTTTAAAGAAACCTTTGTGGTGTGTTAAAGTTAAAAAGGATAATCGCGCTTTAACAATTAAACAAGTTTAGAACACAGAACCTTTGAAATGTATTAGATTTTCATCTTGATCTGTGGTGAAacgaaaaatatgtatattttacaTACTATAACTATTATTCGAAGACTAGACTTTTTCCTAAAAagaattgtaaaataattcGATCGACATTGACTGGTAGCCACTGAGGGgttaaaaatttatgtgatttATTTCGAAAAGCTGTCTTTGACTCTAAGAAAAAGGAACTGCAAAAAGAAGTACTTTTAGCCAAAAGCTTAGTGACTTAActgtgttttgtttaattgttcTTATACTTTTAGGAACAAGATATCGAAATATCTACTTTTCTGATTTTAAATTAGACTATTCCATGAATTTGCTGATAAAATGTCAACCACAATTTTAGTAAATGAATAAATGGCGGATCTAAATGCAAGTCTTGAGTACTAAAACTGGTAATTTTAGAGGAAAAATCTGTATCGCCAATACGACGACGATATTTGTCTAATTTCCCATCCCGATGATTGATTGGCTAAATGTTTTTGTATGGTTATGCAATTATTTCGCAATATTTGTACTCCATCTTATACTTACTTCATTAGGATGAAACCCAGGAAGTTCAATCCCAGGCTAATCACATTAAAGGCCCCTGGATAATTTTCCACGGTTGTTTTGTAAACTGTTGTATAGAGAGGCACTGCTAGACTGGGAGTAACTGCTTGTAGTGAACTGGATAATGCAAATATCTTGCCCACTTCGGAGCTGGGCGTCACTTCCGATAGAATAGTCTTGCTCATGGGCCCCAAAACACCGCGCATAATGCCCAGAACCAGACCTAGATATATCTCGTAGGAGTACTGAGCTGTGGCCCGTGTTGTACTTTCGAGGACGATGCAGCCGAGGCACAGAATGGCCATGCCATGAATGGATAACTTTACGAAGCGCCGTAGGACGGACAGAACGAGAATACTCCCAAGAATTTGAATAAACAGACGGGCGACATAGAAAATACTAAAATCCTTGACAGTCCAATCGAATTGCTCGCGTATAAACAAGAGATTCACACTATTGTCTCCCTCCGCCGCAAAGATGTGTATGGTCAGGGCCAGCATAGTCAGCCAGATAATCAAATTCTCTGAATGCCCTCGACTTTGGCAACATGTGTGCCACAGATCTTTCAGCAAATCCATGCGAAAAAGTTCATGTAGGCGGTGCTAAAATGAAAGACCATGGAAATTATAAAGACTTCCTAATTTAGGACTTTTACCTTACACTATGGGATAAATGCTCATGCCTTAAGCTTTCTGGCACCCAGATAATTAAATATATCAGTGATATAGCCATTAGAGAACCCGAAATCATGAATAATGGAGCAGCTGTGGTCAGTTCATAGATATAACCACTAGTCACACTGCCACCTATCAATCCAACTGAAATAGCAGCATCCATCAGCACCATCCTTAAAAAGGGAAGATTTATAGCCACTATATATTCAGGTGAAATCGACTCACCTCATGGGTCTTGTCTTGGCAGTTGTCACATCGGATATATAACAAAAAGACACGGCGCACACCGAGCAAAATCCCCCACTGAAGATCGATGGCACCGAGTATAGAATATACCACCAGGGACTGATATTTTCTCGCAAACTTATCTGTGTGATGGCGGTCAAAATAATGCTGCTGGACAAGTAACCTGAAATGGCAGTTAATTTTTA encodes:
- the LOC6652157 gene encoding proton-coupled folate transporter isoform X2 encodes the protein MVSSLMESFFPAVVSLFFGPWSDKFGRRPILLAAFVGYLSSSIILTAITQISLRENISPWWYILYSVPSIFSGGFCSVCAVSFCYISDVTTAKTRPMRMVLMDAAISVGLIGGSVTSGYIYELTTAAPLFMISGSLMAISLIYLIIWVPESLRHEHLSHSHRLHELFRMDLLKDLWHTCCQSRGHSENLIIWLTMLALTIHIFAAEGDNSVNLLFIREQFDWTVKDFSIFYVARLFIQILGSILVLSVLRRFVKLSIHGMAILCLGCIVLESTTRATAQYSYEIYLGLVLGIMRGVLGPMSKTILSEVTPSSEVGKIFALSSSLQAVTPSLAVPLYTTVYKTTVENYPGAFNVISLGLNFLGFILMNVVYCIQKSTE
- the LOC6652157 gene encoding proton-coupled folate transporter isoform X1, whose protein sequence is MSDLDNEPMLITNKIEEANAEPNGNAIHPHSNGRLGGYVLEPAVFLVLFARCLIDAVYQNQILYQTCLQALHYNSTQCDPFLGIDRSSEESKRIEVQVQEYAANIIMVSSLMESFFPAVVSLFFGPWSDKFGRRPILLAAFVGYLSSSIILTAITQISLRENISPWWYILYSVPSIFSGGFCSVCAVSFCYISDVTTAKTRPMRMVLMDAAISVGLIGGSVTSGYIYELTTAAPLFMISGSLMAISLIYLIIWVPESLRHEHLSHSHRLHELFRMDLLKDLWHTCCQSRGHSENLIIWLTMLALTIHIFAAEGDNSVNLLFIREQFDWTVKDFSIFYVARLFIQILGSILVLSVLRRFVKLSIHGMAILCLGCIVLESTTRATAQYSYEIYLGLVLGIMRGVLGPMSKTILSEVTPSSEVGKIFALSSSLQAVTPSLAVPLYTTVYKTTVENYPGAFNVISLGLNFLGFILMNVVYCIQKSTE